One segment of Streptomyces sp. NA02950 DNA contains the following:
- a CDS encoding RNA methyltransferase encodes MADLITVEDPDDPRLRDYTGLTDVELRRKREPAEGLFIAEGEKVIRRARQAGYEMRSMLLSSKWVDVMRDVIEDVPAPVYSVSPELAERVTGYHVHRGALASMQRKPLPEADELLAGTRRVVIMESVNDHTNIGAIFRSAAALGMDAVLLSPDCADPLYRRSVKVSMGAVFSVPYARLETWPRGLETVRDAGFTILALTPDEKATSIDDAAPHRLDRVALMLGAEGDGLSAQALMAADEWVRIPMAHGVDSLNVGAAAAVAFYAVTAGRPQH; translated from the coding sequence GTGGCTGATCTCATCACCGTCGAGGATCCCGACGACCCGCGGCTGCGCGACTACACGGGTCTGACCGATGTGGAGCTACGGCGTAAGCGGGAGCCCGCCGAGGGCCTGTTCATCGCCGAGGGCGAGAAGGTGATCCGACGCGCCCGGCAGGCCGGTTACGAGATGCGCTCGATGCTGCTGTCGTCGAAGTGGGTCGACGTCATGCGCGATGTCATCGAGGACGTCCCGGCGCCGGTCTACTCGGTCAGCCCTGAGCTGGCCGAGCGGGTGACGGGCTATCACGTGCACCGCGGCGCCCTCGCCTCCATGCAGCGCAAACCGCTGCCCGAGGCCGATGAGCTGCTCGCCGGGACCCGGCGCGTCGTCATCATGGAGTCCGTCAACGACCACACCAACATAGGCGCGATCTTCCGCAGCGCGGCCGCCCTCGGCATGGACGCGGTGCTGCTCTCACCGGACTGCGCCGATCCGCTCTACCGGCGCTCGGTCAAGGTCTCGATGGGCGCCGTCTTCTCCGTTCCCTACGCCCGCCTCGAGACCTGGCCGCGCGGCCTGGAGACGGTCCGCGACGCGGGCTTCACCATCCTCGCCCTGACCCCCGACGAGAAGGCCACCAGCATCGACGACGCGGCCCCGCACCGGCTGGACCGCGTCGCGCTGATGCTGGGCGCCGAGGGCGACGGCCTCTCGGCACAGGCGCTGATGGCCGCGGACGAATGGGTCCGCATCCCGATGGCCCACGGCGTCGACTCCCTCAATGTGGGCGCCGCCGCGGCGGTGGCCTTCTACGCGGTGACCGCGGGCCGCCCCCAGCACTGA
- the cobA gene encoding uroporphyrinogen-III C-methyltransferase — MSENFAYPVGLRLSGRRVVVLGAGQVAQRRLPALIAAGADILLISPSATASVEAMAEAGEVRWERRRYRAGDFEGAWYALITTDDPEANAAASAEAEERRVWCVRSDDAGAASAWTPATGRSEGVTVAVLTGQDPRRSAAVRDAVVEGLRDGTLAAPRHRARGPRVSLVGGGPGDPDLITVRGRRLLAEADVVVADRLGPRDLLDELPPHVEVIDAAKIPYGRFMAQEAINNALIEHAKAGKAVVRLKGGDPFVFGRGMEEAQALAEAGIPCTVVPGVTSAISVPGVAGIPVTHRGVAHEFTVVSGHVAPDDPSSLVDWSALARLRGTLVLLMAVEKIGAIAAALIGHGRAADTPVAVVQEGTTAAQRRVDATLATVAEAVAAEGVRPPAIVVIGEVVAVASPDHP, encoded by the coding sequence ATGTCCGAGAACTTCGCTTACCCCGTCGGACTGCGCCTTTCCGGGCGGCGCGTCGTTGTGCTCGGAGCGGGTCAGGTCGCCCAGCGCCGGCTGCCCGCGCTGATCGCGGCGGGTGCGGACATCCTGCTGATCTCGCCGTCCGCCACCGCCTCGGTCGAGGCGATGGCCGAGGCGGGCGAGGTGCGCTGGGAGCGCCGCCGGTACCGCGCGGGCGACTTCGAAGGTGCGTGGTACGCCCTGATCACCACGGACGACCCGGAGGCCAACGCCGCCGCGTCCGCGGAGGCCGAGGAGCGCCGGGTGTGGTGCGTGCGCAGCGACGACGCCGGGGCGGCCTCGGCCTGGACCCCGGCCACCGGGCGCAGCGAGGGCGTCACCGTCGCCGTGCTCACCGGGCAGGACCCGCGGCGTTCGGCGGCGGTGCGCGACGCGGTGGTCGAGGGGCTGCGCGACGGCACGCTCGCCGCACCGCGCCACCGCGCCCGCGGACCCCGGGTGTCCCTGGTGGGCGGTGGCCCCGGCGACCCGGACCTGATCACCGTACGGGGCCGTCGGCTGCTCGCCGAGGCGGACGTGGTCGTGGCCGACCGGCTGGGCCCCCGCGATCTGCTCGATGAACTCCCGCCGCATGTCGAGGTGATCGACGCCGCGAAGATCCCGTACGGCCGGTTCATGGCCCAGGAGGCGATCAACAACGCGCTGATCGAGCACGCCAAGGCGGGCAAGGCGGTGGTCCGGCTCAAGGGCGGCGATCCGTTCGTCTTCGGCCGCGGGATGGAAGAGGCGCAGGCCCTGGCCGAGGCCGGGATCCCCTGCACCGTGGTGCCCGGGGTGACCAGCGCCATCAGCGTGCCGGGCGTCGCCGGGATCCCGGTCACCCACCGCGGGGTGGCCCATGAGTTCACGGTGGTCAGCGGACATGTGGCACCGGACGATCCCAGCTCCCTGGTCGACTGGTCGGCGCTCGCCCGGCTGCGCGGCACGCTGGTGCTGCTGATGGCCGTGGAGAAGATAGGCGCCATCGCCGCCGCGCTCATCGGGCACGGCCGGGCCGCGGACACCCCGGTCGCCGTGGTCCAGGAGGGGACCACCGCCGCTCAGCGGCGGGTGGACGCCACGCTGGCCACGGTGGCGGAGGCGGTGGCGGCCGAGGGGGTGCGACCGCCCGCGATCGTGGTGATCGGTGAGGTGGTCGCCGTCGCCTCCCCCGACCACCCCTGA